GTCCATCCCTCCGGAAGTCGGGTGTTCGCCTCCAGCCCCGCCGCCAGGCGCACCGCGTCCGCGCCTTGGGATCCGCGGCCGGCGAGCCCGGCCGCGAGGGCGATCCCCGCGACACCCGCCGCCAGCGCCGCCCACCGCCCGGGCGATCCCCACCGCCGCCGCGCCGGGGGCCGAAGGGGGATGGCCGCCCCGGGTGCCGGCGGGGCGTCCCGCCCCTGGCTTTGCCGCTCCTGCACCTCCATCTCGTGCAGGAGCGCCGCGGTCCCGACCAGGACCTGGTAGTCGTCGTCGAACGGGGACAGCTCCGCGAGCAGCTCGTTTCGCTCCTGCTCGCTCAAATCGCCGTCGAGGAGCGCGGCCAGCCGCTCGTCGTCCAGCCTGGAATCTTTCACGGGCGTTCTCCTGCCGTGGGCGCGCACCTCGACCATTGGACGGGCACGGGCACGAAAAGTCCCCTTTGCGCCGTCACGCCGCCCTCCGGTCGGACAGGATTTCGAGGACGTCGCTATCGGCGATGCCTTCCGCCTCCACGTATTCCCGCAGGCGGCGGCGCAGCCGGTCCAACCGGCGGTAGAGCGGCTTCTGGTCCACGTTCAGCATACGAGCGACTTCCGCCAGGCTGTGCCCGTCTACCAGGTGCATCCACACCACCGCCCGGTCCTCGGGCTCCAGCCGGGCGACGGCACGCTCCAGAGCCGACAGGACCCGCTGCCGGAGTGCGTCTCCCTCGGCCGCGATCACCCGGTCGTCCGCCTGCTCGCGCCCTTCGGCGCCGGGAAGGCCGTCTTCGGCCGACACCACGACCGGGCGCAGCGGCCCGCGTTCGGGAAGGCGGGCGAGGAGGCGTGCCAGCTCCACGTCGGAGAGTTCCGTGTGGCCGCCGGTCCGCAGCTTTTCGGCCGCCTGCTGCAGCGTGTAGCCGTCGCGGTACACCAGCGCCTCCAGGTCGCCGGCCGGCGGACCCAGCCGCAGCGCCGCCGCCGAGGGGCGCCAGCGTCCCCCCTGCTCGCGGAGGTACTCGTAGAACTGCCGCTGGACGACGGTCACCAGGTACGTCGTCAGCTTGGCGTCGCCGCGAAACCGGCGGAAGGCCGCGTAGTCGTCTTCCATCAGCTTCACCCTGATCCACGACACGAAGTCGTCGGCCTCGGCGCCCTTCACGCCGCCCTTTGCGCACGCGATGGCGGCCGCCCTTTCGATCCAGGCGAGGTTCTCCAGGAACTGGCGCTCGAACGTGTGCCGGTCAGGCATCCGGGGCGGGGACTGAGGATGGCGCGACGTGTCGCAAAGCGTTCTCAAAGTACTGGCTTTCACTCCGCGCATCAACACGGCGAAGCGACCTGAGGGGAGAATTCGCCGGCATCCGTCCGACAGATGGGCCGCACGTGCAATCCGGCGGAGTGCGCCACGCCCGGTGGCGGATTCCGAATCCAGAGTACACCGCAACCCATCGGAACCTCATGGCCTTCACGCTTCGCATCACCTTCTCGGGGATGTGCCTGTTCGTTCCCGAGCCCACCACGCCGGGCGGATCCACCGGCCGCATGCGCGTGCTGATGCCCGGAATGCCGGGGCACCACCACCACGGCGGCGCCGACCGGCACGTGCCGGTGCTCTCGTACGACGCCGGCTACCTGGTGCAGGGCGGGCCGCTGCTGGGCGTGCCGGCCCTGGCGAAGTTCACCGGCCAGGAGATCACCCCCGTGGCGGGCAATGCGGCGAACACGCACCTGTGCGGGCACATCGTAGACCTGAAGCAGGTGACGGGCCGCCCGGTAGACCCCGACCACCTGGGCGCCGACACCAAGAAGCGGCTGGTGGGACGCGTGAACCTGGGCGCCGGCGGCATCACGCGGGTGGCGCCGGGGGTGTGCTGGGAGTGGCGCGCCAACGAGTTCCGGGCCATCGCCCACCGCGTGGAATGGGAGATCCCCGACGTGCAGGGCGACTCGCTGACGCTGGCGGGGGAGCCCATCGGCGGCGGAGGCACGGCCCGGGCCCTGGGCACGCTGTACCCCTCCGGCGGCCTGATCAGCCTGGAGGTGCTGCACGAGCCGGTGCAGGACGTGATCGACCCGGTTCCCGAGCACCACCAGACGCCCCCCATGCGCGGCGAGACGGCCCCGCACTTTACCGCTTTCTACTCCCTGTTCGGCGGGCCGGTGCCGGTGGTGCTGCCCCGCTTCTGGGGTCCGCTGGAAGATGCGCCCCCCGTTTCCGACCCGTGCGCGGTCCTTCCGCCCGCGATGGGCTCCCTCCCGTACACCTGCCTGGTGGGCGGGGCGTAGGCCAGCGTTCCAGGACCTCACCTTCTACGGAGCACGAGCAGATGAGCCGAGGCATTTCCATCCACATCGGCGTCAACCGGCCGCGGGGGCGCCACGCCGGGAACCCGCTGCAGTTCAGCGAGGCGGCTGCCTGGCGCATGGCCGCGATCGCGGGGCAGGCGGGGTTCGGTTCGGTGCTCGTGCTCCGGGGGGAGGCCGCCACCGGCGGCGCCGTGCACGAGGCGCTGAGCGCCGCCGCCGACCGCCTTTCGGTGGGCGACATGCTGTTCGTTTCGTTTTCCGGCCACGGTACGCAGGAGCGGGACGTGGACGGCGACGAGGGCCACGGATGGGACGAGGCGTGGTGCCTGGCCGACGAGACGCTGCTCGACGACAAGCTGGCGGGCTACTGGAGGCTGTTCGATCGCGGCGTGCGCATCCTGGTGGTTGCCGAATCGTGCTACGGCGGCGGGGTGGGGCGCGACGACGAAGAATCGGGCACCCTCGTCGCGGGCCGCGCGCCCGAGCCGCCCCGCGTCATGCGGACGCCGGCGCCCGGGGTGATGCCCTACACCGCGCCGGGCA
This window of the Longimicrobium sp. genome carries:
- a CDS encoding sigma-70 family RNA polymerase sigma factor gives rise to the protein MPDRHTFERQFLENLAWIERAAAIACAKGGVKGAEADDFVSWIRVKLMEDDYAAFRRFRGDAKLTTYLVTVVQRQFYEYLREQGGRWRPSAAALRLGPPAGDLEALVYRDGYTLQQAAEKLRTGGHTELSDVELARLLARLPERGPLRPVVVSAEDGLPGAEGREQADDRVIAAEGDALRQRVLSALERAVARLEPEDRAVVWMHLVDGHSLAEVARMLNVDQKPLYRRLDRLRRRLREYVEAEGIADSDVLEILSDRRAA
- a CDS encoding caspase family protein, which codes for MSRGISIHIGVNRPRGRHAGNPLQFSEAAAWRMAAIAGQAGFGSVLVLRGEAATGGAVHEALSAAADRLSVGDMLFVSFSGHGTQERDVDGDEGHGWDEAWCLADETLLDDKLAGYWRLFDRGVRILVVAESCYGGGVGRDDEESGTLVAGRAPEPPRVMRTPAPGVMPYTAPGMEAWGPCIAAPPADADGIAASVLLLSASGEEQAARDGLFTRHLLNVWDEGFRGSYCELYREVRRRVMAQESTQEPQILMLGAPDLEFPMARAFQLGERAPVTRGALVYR